One Solanum lycopersicum chromosome 4, SLM_r2.1 DNA window includes the following coding sequences:
- the LOC101254082 gene encoding small ribosomal subunit protein uS5x-like produces MAERGGGERGGFGRGFGGRGGRGGDRGGRGRGGRRPRRETEEEKWVPVTKLGRLVKDGKIRSLEQIYLHSLPIKEFQIIDTLIGPSLKDEVMKIMPVQKQTRAGQRTRFKAFVVVGDGNGHVGLGVKCSKEVATAIRGGIILAKLSVIPVRRGYWGNKIGKPHTVPCKVTGKCGSVTVRMVPAPRGAGIVAARVPKKVLQFAGIEDVFTSSRGSTKTLGNFVKATFDCLMKTYGFLTPDFWKETRFTKSPFQEYFDILAKPANKVIVYATEEAAPERVEA; encoded by the exons ATGGCGGAAAGAGGAGGAGGGGAGAGAGGTGGGTTCGGTCGTGGATTTGGAGGCCGTGGTGGTAGAGGTGGAGACCGCGGTGGACGGGGCCGTGGCGGCCGTCGTCCACGTCGTGAAACAGAGGAGGAGAAATGGGTTCCGGTCACTAAGCTAGGAAGGCTTGTGAAAGATGGCAAAATTCGCTCACTTGAGCAAATTTACCTTCACTCACTCCCAATCAAGGAGTTCCAAATCATAGATACCCTCATCGGTCCATCTCTCAAGGATGAGGTGATGAAAATCATGCCGGTTCAGAAGCAGACCCGTGCCGGGCAGAGAACCAGGTTTAAGGCGTTTGTTGTTGTAGGTGACGGGAATGGTCACGTTGGTTTGGGTGTTAAGTGCTCGAAGGAAGTCGCTACTGCTATTCGTGGAGGAATTATATTGGCTAAACTATCAGTGATTCCAGTGAGGAGAGGTTACTGGGGTAACAAGATTGGTAAGCCACACACTGTGCCTTGCAAGGTTACAGGGAAATGTGGGTCTGTTACTGTGAGGATGGTGCCTGCTCCTCGTGGTGCTGGTATAGTTGCTGCTCGTGTCCCCAAGAAGGTCCTTCAGTTTGCTGGTATCGAAGATGTCTTCACATCTTCTCGCGGATCCACCAAAACCCTTGGCAACTTCGTTAAG GCTACCTTTGATTGTTTAATGAAGACTTACGGGTTCCTGACCCCAGACTTCTGGAAAGAGACTCGGTTCACCAAATCTCCATTCCAAGAGTACTTTGATATCTTGGCAAAACCTGCCAATAAGGTTATTGTGTACGCCACTGAAGAGGCAGCACCTGAGAGGGTTGAGGCTTGA